A region from the Variovorax paradoxus genome encodes:
- a CDS encoding phosphoribosylanthranilate isomerase, whose product MTAAPRTRIKICGLTREADVDAAVEAGADAVGFVLYAASPRAVTAERAARLASRLPPFVTPVLLFVNGDALEVIASLARVKGSIAQFHGEETPEQCEEATGPGRFRYLRAARIPLGAAGAGFDLVKYASDYSHAQAILLDAHVEGYGGGGKAFDWSLLPPAVDAHLVLSGGLTPANVSDGIRILRTRCKTLSVDVSSGVEIDGPGNKGLKDAGKIRQFVAAVRAADASFSS is encoded by the coding sequence ATGACTGCCGCTCCCCGCACCCGCATCAAGATCTGCGGCCTCACGCGCGAGGCCGACGTGGATGCCGCGGTCGAGGCCGGGGCCGATGCCGTCGGCTTCGTGCTCTATGCCGCGAGCCCCCGCGCCGTCACGGCCGAGCGCGCCGCCCGGTTGGCCTCGCGCCTGCCTCCTTTCGTGACACCCGTGCTGCTGTTCGTCAACGGTGATGCTCTCGAAGTCATAGCATCGCTCGCCCGCGTGAAGGGCTCCATCGCGCAGTTCCACGGCGAAGAAACGCCCGAACAATGCGAGGAAGCCACCGGCCCGGGCCGCTTTCGCTACCTGCGCGCGGCCCGTATTCCGCTGGGTGCCGCCGGAGCCGGCTTCGACCTCGTAAAATACGCGTCCGATTACTCCCACGCCCAGGCCATCCTGCTCGACGCCCATGTCGAAGGTTATGGCGGTGGCGGCAAGGCATTCGATTGGTCACTTCTTCCACCCGCCGTCGACGCTCACCTCGTCTTGAGTGGTGGGCTCACACCTGCAAACGTGAGCGATGGCATTCGCATCCTGCGGACGCGCTGCAAGACGCTGTCCGTTGATGTGAGCTCGGGCGTCGAAATCGACGGTCCCGGGAACAAGGGCCTGAAGGATGCCGGAAAGATCCGGCAGTTCGTCGCCGCCGTCAGGGCCGCAGACGCCTCCTTCTCCAGTTAG
- a CDS encoding YggT family protein produces the protein MLYQIPSFLLDVIVGLLGGACLLRLYMQYHRVPFGNPLGRFVFAITDWIVLPLRRIVPSVKRWDLASLIAAWLLVLAKFLLLWLLIGNLGRIAALPLVSLVGLLQLAVSGLTALLVVYAVLSWIPGASPMLLDLISRLAEPLVRPFRRFIPLIGGVDLSPLAAIVVLQVIAIVLGNLLIWAYRLGA, from the coding sequence ATGCTCTACCAGATCCCCTCGTTCCTTCTCGACGTGATCGTCGGCCTGCTCGGCGGCGCCTGCCTTCTGCGCCTTTACATGCAGTACCACCGCGTGCCGTTCGGCAACCCGCTCGGGCGTTTCGTCTTTGCGATCACCGACTGGATCGTGCTGCCGCTGCGCCGCATCGTGCCTTCAGTCAAGCGCTGGGATCTGGCGAGCCTGATCGCCGCATGGCTGCTGGTGCTGGCCAAATTCCTCCTGCTCTGGCTGCTGATCGGAAATCTGGGCCGGATTGCCGCCTTGCCGCTCGTTTCACTGGTGGGACTGCTGCAGCTCGCCGTTTCGGGGCTGACCGCGCTGCTGGTGGTCTATGCCGTGCTGTCGTGGATACCGGGTGCGTCGCCGATGCTGCTCGACCTCATTTCGCGGCTGGCCGAGCCGCTGGTGCGGCCGTTCCGCCGGTTCATTCCGCTGATCGGCGGCGTGGACCTGTCGCCCCTGGCCGCGATCGTAGTGCTGCAGGTGATTGCGATCGTGCTGGGCAACCTGCTGATCTGGGCCTACCGGCTGGGCGCCTGA
- the trpA gene encoding tryptophan synthase subunit alpha yields the protein MSRIAATFDALKKDGRRALIPYVTAGFPYADITPELMHGMVEAGADVIELGVPFSDPMADGPVIQKAGEAALALGIGMKQVLAMVAAFRQKDAATPVVLMGYANPVERYDLVHGKKAFIRDASAAGVDGLLVVDYPPEECEDFAADLKAAGIDLIFLLAPTSTSERMAQVARIASGYVYYVSLKGVTGAGHLDTEAVGQMIPRIREHVDIPVGVGFGIRDARTAQAVGSAADAVVIGTKIIQLIDGQPREKVVPAVREFLAGIREALDALPAATPKNAAGR from the coding sequence ATGAGCCGCATTGCCGCCACCTTCGACGCGCTGAAAAAAGACGGCCGCCGCGCCTTGATTCCTTACGTCACAGCCGGATTCCCTTACGCGGACATCACACCCGAGCTGATGCACGGCATGGTCGAGGCGGGCGCCGACGTGATCGAGCTCGGCGTGCCCTTTTCCGACCCGATGGCCGATGGCCCGGTGATCCAGAAGGCCGGCGAGGCGGCACTGGCTCTGGGCATTGGCATGAAGCAGGTGCTGGCCATGGTGGCCGCCTTCCGCCAGAAGGACGCGGCCACGCCCGTGGTGCTGATGGGCTATGCGAATCCGGTCGAACGCTACGACCTCGTGCACGGCAAGAAGGCCTTCATCCGCGATGCGTCGGCCGCGGGCGTCGACGGCCTGCTGGTGGTCGACTACCCGCCCGAGGAGTGCGAGGACTTCGCGGCCGATCTCAAGGCCGCAGGCATCGACCTGATCTTCCTCTTGGCCCCCACCAGCACCAGCGAGCGCATGGCGCAGGTCGCGCGCATCGCGAGCGGCTATGTCTACTACGTCTCGCTCAAGGGCGTGACGGGCGCCGGCCACCTCGACACCGAAGCGGTTGGCCAGATGATCCCGCGCATCCGCGAGCACGTGGACATTCCGGTGGGCGTGGGCTTCGGCATCCGCGACGCGCGCACGGCGCAGGCCGTGGGTTCGGCCGCGGATGCGGTCGTGATCGGCACGAAGATCATCCAGCTGATCGACGGGCAGCCGCGCGAGAAAGTGGTTCCCGCGGTGCGCGAATTCCTCGCCGGCATCCGCGAGGCGCTCGATGCGCTGCCGGCGGCTACCCCCAAGAACGCGGCTGGCCGATAA
- the accD gene encoding acetyl-CoA carboxylase, carboxyltransferase subunit beta has product MSWLEKLLPAKIAQTDPSERRQVPEGLWIKCPACETVLYKTDLEHNQNVCPSCSHHHRIGARARLDAFLDAEGRYEVGQEVLPVDALKFKDSRKYPERLKEALENTGETDALVVMGGSVHSISVVVACFEFEFMGGSMGSVVGERFVRGVETAIEQKVPFICFTATGGARMQEGLLSLMQMAKTNAALTRLAKKGLPYISVLTDPTMGGVSAGFAFVGDVVIAEPKALIGFAGPRVIESTVRVTLPEGFQRAEFLQTKGAIDFISDRRELRKTIASTLAMLLRQPADAVS; this is encoded by the coding sequence ATGAGCTGGCTTGAAAAACTGCTACCCGCCAAGATCGCACAAACCGACCCGTCGGAGCGCCGCCAGGTGCCCGAGGGCCTGTGGATCAAATGCCCCGCCTGCGAGACCGTTCTCTACAAGACCGACCTCGAGCACAACCAGAATGTCTGCCCGAGCTGCAGCCACCATCACCGCATCGGCGCCCGCGCACGGCTCGATGCCTTCCTCGACGCCGAGGGCCGCTACGAGGTCGGCCAGGAAGTGCTGCCTGTCGACGCACTCAAGTTCAAGGACAGCCGCAAATACCCCGAGCGGCTCAAGGAAGCGCTCGAGAACACCGGCGAGACCGATGCACTGGTCGTCATGGGCGGCTCGGTCCACAGCATCAGCGTGGTCGTGGCCTGCTTCGAGTTCGAATTCATGGGCGGCAGCATGGGCAGCGTGGTCGGCGAACGCTTCGTGCGCGGCGTGGAAACGGCCATCGAACAGAAGGTGCCGTTCATCTGCTTCACGGCCACCGGCGGCGCGCGCATGCAGGAAGGCCTGCTGTCGCTGATGCAGATGGCCAAGACCAATGCGGCGCTCACCCGGCTCGCGAAGAAGGGCCTGCCCTACATCAGCGTGCTGACCGACCCGACCATGGGCGGCGTGAGCGCCGGCTTCGCCTTCGTGGGCGATGTGGTCATTGCCGAGCCCAAGGCGCTGATCGGCTTTGCCGGCCCGCGCGTGATCGAATCGACCGTGCGCGTGACGCTGCCCGAAGGTTTCCAGCGCGCAGAGTTCCTGCAGACCAAGGGCGCGATCGACTTCATCAGCGACCGCCGCGAGCTGCGCAAGACCATTGCGAGCACCCTCGCGATGCTGCTGCGCCAGCCGGCCGACGCAGTGAGCTAG
- the trpB gene encoding tryptophan synthase subunit beta, producing the protein MQSQFQDYQQPDATGHFGNYGGTFASETLTHAINELRDAYARFKDDPAFLAEFHYELKHFVGRPSPVYHAARTSREMGGAQIYLKREDLNHTGAHKINNVIGQAMLARRMGKPRVIAETGAGQHGVATATICARYGLECVVYMGSQDVKRQSPNVYRMNLLGATVVPVESGSKTLKDALNEAMRDWVTNVENTFYIIGTVAGPHPYPTMVRDFQSVIGTECIDQMPAMLAAQGITGEAEGRQPDVVVACVGGGSNAMGIFHPYIPFAGTRLIGVEAAGEGLDSGKHSASILRGSPGVLHGNRTYLLQSEDGQITETHSISAGLDYPGVGPEHAYLADIGRAEYVGITDIEALEAFHYLCRTEGIIPALESSHAVAYAMKLAKTMRPDQSILVNLSGRGDKDIGTVADLSGVDFYDRPSMRGLSVKGGK; encoded by the coding sequence ATGCAAAGCCAATTCCAGGACTACCAGCAACCCGACGCCACCGGCCACTTCGGCAACTACGGCGGCACCTTCGCGAGCGAAACGCTCACCCACGCGATCAACGAGCTGCGCGACGCGTACGCCAGGTTCAAGGACGATCCGGCATTCCTCGCCGAATTCCACTACGAGCTCAAGCACTTCGTCGGCCGGCCCTCGCCGGTCTACCACGCCGCGCGCACCAGCCGCGAGATGGGCGGCGCGCAGATCTACCTCAAGCGCGAAGACCTGAACCACACCGGCGCGCACAAGATCAACAACGTGATCGGCCAGGCGATGCTCGCGCGCCGCATGGGCAAGCCCCGCGTGATCGCCGAAACCGGCGCCGGCCAGCACGGCGTGGCCACCGCCACCATCTGCGCGCGCTACGGCCTCGAATGCGTGGTCTACATGGGCAGCCAGGACGTGAAGCGCCAGAGCCCCAACGTCTACCGCATGAACCTGCTCGGCGCCACGGTGGTGCCGGTGGAGTCGGGCAGCAAGACGCTGAAGGACGCCCTCAACGAGGCCATGCGCGACTGGGTCACGAACGTGGAGAACACCTTCTACATCATCGGCACCGTGGCCGGCCCGCACCCCTACCCGACCATGGTGCGCGACTTCCAGAGCGTGATCGGCACGGAGTGCATCGACCAGATGCCCGCCATGCTGGCAGCCCAGGGCATCACCGGCGAGGCCGAAGGCCGGCAGCCCGACGTGGTGGTGGCCTGCGTGGGCGGCGGCAGCAACGCGATGGGCATCTTCCATCCCTACATTCCGTTCGCGGGCACGCGCCTGATCGGCGTCGAGGCCGCGGGCGAAGGGCTCGACAGCGGCAAGCACTCGGCTTCGATCCTGCGCGGCAGCCCGGGCGTGCTGCACGGCAACCGCACCTACCTTCTGCAGAGCGAAGACGGCCAGATCACCGAAACGCACAGCATCAGCGCCGGGCTCGACTATCCGGGCGTGGGCCCCGAGCATGCCTACCTGGCCGACATCGGCCGCGCCGAGTACGTCGGCATCACCGACATCGAGGCGCTCGAAGCCTTTCACTACCTGTGCCGCACCGAAGGCATCATTCCGGCCCTCGAATCGAGCCACGCCGTGGCCTACGCCATGAAACTCGCAAAGACCATGCGGCCGGACCAGTCGATCCTGGTGAACCTCTCGGGCCGGGGCGACAAGGACATCGGCACTGTGGCCGACCTGTCGGGCGTCGACTTCTACGACCGGCCCTCGATGCGCGGGCTGAGCGTGAAGGGAGGCAAGTGA
- the lysS gene encoding lysine--tRNA ligase: MSDHLIPSIPTPAAAPAAAPAVDDNQLIAERREKLKLMRAAQAEGKGVAFPNDFKPGHRAAALMEAHGAADAETLEAQAISVSVAGRMMLKRVMGKASFATVQDATGRIQLYVTRDAIGEEAYADFKRWDLGDIVGAEGTLMKTKTGELSVKVSRLRLLTKSLRPLPDKFHGMADQEQKYRQRYVDLITDESARVRFTARSKAVSALREFMVAHDFLEVETPMLHPIPGGANAKPFKTHHNALDQEMFLRIAPELYLKRLIVGGFERVFEINRSYRNEGISVRHNPEFTMMEFYAAYWNYRDLMDFTETLIRTIADKAAGTQQLSYQGKPVDLTQPFERLTIREAILKHTDAGDGVDDATWLINALRKLGLSEEKDKLSQRSLASLQVMYFEETVEEKLWQPTFIMEHPTEISPLARANDERPEVTERFELYITGREFGNGFSELNDAEDQAARFNAQVAAKDSGDDEAMFYDHDFVRALEYGMPPTGGCGIGIDRLMMLLTDSPSIRDVILFPALRRES; the protein is encoded by the coding sequence ATGTCCGACCACCTGATCCCCTCCATTCCCACGCCCGCCGCGGCTCCAGCCGCCGCGCCCGCCGTCGACGACAACCAGCTCATCGCGGAGCGCCGCGAAAAACTCAAGCTGATGCGCGCCGCGCAGGCTGAGGGCAAGGGCGTTGCGTTCCCCAACGACTTCAAGCCGGGCCACCGTGCCGCTGCGCTGATGGAAGCGCATGGCGCCGCCGATGCCGAAACGCTCGAGGCGCAGGCCATTTCCGTGAGCGTGGCAGGCCGCATGATGCTCAAGCGTGTGATGGGCAAGGCCAGTTTCGCAACGGTGCAGGACGCCACCGGCCGCATCCAGCTCTACGTCACGCGCGATGCCATCGGCGAAGAGGCCTACGCCGACTTCAAGCGCTGGGACCTGGGCGACATCGTGGGCGCCGAAGGCACGCTGATGAAGACCAAGACCGGCGAGCTGTCGGTCAAGGTGAGCCGGCTGCGCCTGCTCACCAAGAGCCTGCGCCCGCTGCCCGACAAGTTCCACGGCATGGCCGACCAAGAGCAGAAGTACCGCCAACGCTACGTCGACCTGATCACCGACGAATCCGCACGCGTGCGCTTCACCGCGCGCAGCAAGGCCGTGAGCGCGCTGCGCGAGTTCATGGTGGCGCACGACTTCCTCGAAGTCGAAACGCCGATGCTGCACCCCATTCCCGGCGGCGCCAACGCCAAGCCCTTCAAGACGCACCACAACGCGCTCGACCAGGAGATGTTCCTGCGCATCGCGCCCGAGCTCTACCTCAAGCGCCTGATCGTCGGCGGCTTCGAGCGCGTGTTCGAAATCAACCGGAGCTATCGCAACGAGGGCATCTCGGTGCGGCACAACCCCGAGTTCACGATGATGGAGTTCTACGCGGCCTACTGGAACTACCGCGACCTGATGGACTTCACCGAGACGCTGATCCGCACCATCGCCGACAAGGCCGCGGGCACGCAGCAGCTCAGCTACCAAGGCAAGCCTGTCGACCTGACCCAGCCCTTCGAGCGCCTGACGATTCGCGAAGCGATCCTCAAGCACACCGATGCCGGTGACGGTGTGGACGACGCCACCTGGCTCATCAATGCCCTGCGCAAGCTCGGCCTGAGCGAGGAGAAGGACAAGCTCTCGCAGCGCAGCCTGGCCAGCCTGCAGGTGATGTACTTCGAAGAGACGGTGGAAGAGAAGCTCTGGCAGCCGACCTTCATCATGGAGCACCCGACCGAGATCTCGCCGCTGGCGCGCGCCAACGACGAGCGGCCCGAGGTCACCGAGCGCTTCGAGCTCTACATCACGGGCCGCGAGTTCGGCAACGGCTTCAGCGAGCTCAACGACGCCGAGGACCAGGCCGCGCGCTTCAACGCGCAGGTGGCCGCCAAGGACAGCGGCGACGACGAAGCCATGTTCTACGACCATGACTTCGTGCGCGCGCTGGAGTACGGCATGCCGCCCACCGGCGGCTGCGGCATCGGCATCGACCGGCTGATGATGCTGCTGACCGATTCGCCGAGCATCCGCGACGTGATCCTGTTCCCGGCGCTGCGCAGGGAATCTTGA
- the truA gene encoding tRNA pseudouridine(38-40) synthase TruA has translation MRLALGIRYNGQAYEGWQSQRSGRTVQDKLEAALAKFAAQPIGTLCAGRTDAGVHALMQVVHFDTTVEREPFSWMRGTNRYLPDDIAVQWAQPVPDEFHCRASALARRYLYVLSQSPVRPSLDAGRVGWSMHALDGDAMRAAAALLVGKHDFSSFRASACQARSPVKDLRRIEITRVGSGDRCRWHFEFEADAFLHHMIRNLMGCLVRIGRGDERPEWITEVLEARSRKVAAPTFSANGLYFLGPLYDAKWGLPAEATLQAGGAPYDGPP, from the coding sequence GTGAGGCTGGCGCTAGGCATCCGCTACAACGGCCAGGCGTACGAGGGCTGGCAAAGCCAGCGCTCGGGCCGCACGGTGCAGGACAAGCTCGAAGCCGCGCTCGCCAAGTTCGCGGCGCAGCCCATCGGCACGCTGTGCGCCGGCCGCACCGACGCCGGCGTGCATGCGCTGATGCAGGTGGTGCACTTCGACACCACGGTCGAACGCGAACCCTTCTCCTGGATGCGCGGCACCAACCGCTATCTGCCCGACGACATCGCCGTGCAGTGGGCCCAGCCGGTGCCCGACGAATTCCACTGCCGCGCCAGCGCACTGGCGCGGCGCTACCTCTACGTGCTGTCGCAATCGCCCGTGCGGCCCAGCCTCGATGCGGGCCGGGTCGGCTGGTCGATGCATGCACTCGACGGCGATGCAATGCGCGCCGCCGCCGCCCTGCTGGTGGGCAAGCACGACTTCAGCTCCTTCCGCGCCTCGGCCTGCCAGGCGCGCTCGCCGGTCAAGGACCTGCGGCGCATCGAGATCACGCGCGTCGGCAGCGGCGACCGCTGCCGCTGGCATTTCGAGTTCGAGGCCGATGCCTTCCTGCACCACATGATCCGCAACCTGATGGGCTGCCTGGTGCGCATCGGCCGCGGCGACGAGCGGCCCGAGTGGATCACCGAGGTGCTCGAGGCGCGCAGCCGCAAGGTGGCGGCGCCCACCTTCTCGGCCAACGGGCTGTATTTTCTCGGACCGTTGTACGACGCCAAGTGGGGTCTGCCGGCCGAGGCCACGCTGCAGGCCGGCGGCGCTCCTTATGATGGGCCGCCATGA
- a CDS encoding FimV/HubP family polar landmark protein — MNGLRLSVLGAAVAVVLGIASTDASAFALGQLKVQSALGEPLRAEIDVTEMAAAEAESLKINVASADAFKNAGVPYNAALSDVKATLQRRAGGQYVVRLTGSRPLNDPFVDLLLEANGSSGRMVRDYTVLLDPPATRQAAPSAPISPAAPQVSTPPAERPGAAAVRARRERAPVAPAIAPTAPVPAAPQAPSAAAPARPAGGGEQQVTVQRGDTAGKIAGAHKPADISLDQMLVALLLANPDAFIGGNINRMKAGAVLDLPSAAEAGVILPSEARRTITAQSRDFGAYRQRLAENAPTSNVAAADRKASGKLQANVEDRNAAASAPDKLTISQGSATARAADEKVAQTRQAQDSSNRVAELSKNINELAKLKAATGSAAPAAGSAAPAPAAPGIPVPNPGVPAATAPASPAPAATAPAPAAAPATAPAAPATTPAAASASAAPAAIPAPAAAVPAAAAPTAPAAEPTPAATSELAPAAPAAAASAAAAAPAPTPKPVVKAAPPAPPVERGFFEELMDNPLMLGGAALIALLVGFLLYRVLGRRREEMSESVFLESRIPKDSFFGASGGESVDTKHRGDSTVSSLSYSPSQLDAGDVDPVAEADVYLAYGRDLQAEEILREALRVNPDRTAIHLKLLEIHAKRRDVRAYEGLATEVHKLTNGIGADWNRVVEMGKDLDPGNPLYESGAPRGVTPAESAAFAGALATAAAKPAPAPVAAPAPAPVVAATPAFMPSVAPLDFDLDLSQPPAPAPAPAPVSASLPKAAYAPAASSAPLSNGHAHAPTAPVDLENDFDTAPGALSPITRPGALGESDANTRPAGLRGNLPADSGFIEFDMSALAGLPARPVASTAEAATFSGAAQDDDGDDESPHAVKLSLARELQAIGDVEGARSLVEEVEAESAGELKSEARQLLAELR; from the coding sequence TTGAACGGTCTTCGCCTCTCTGTTCTCGGCGCGGCCGTTGCCGTGGTCCTGGGTATTGCAAGCACTGACGCCAGCGCCTTCGCGCTGGGGCAGTTGAAGGTGCAATCGGCCCTGGGCGAACCGCTTCGCGCGGAAATCGACGTGACCGAGATGGCAGCCGCCGAAGCGGAAAGCCTGAAGATCAACGTGGCCAGCGCCGACGCCTTCAAGAACGCGGGCGTCCCGTACAACGCCGCACTGAGCGACGTCAAGGCCACGCTGCAGCGCCGCGCCGGCGGCCAGTACGTCGTCCGGCTCACCGGCAGCCGTCCGCTCAACGATCCCTTTGTCGACCTGCTGCTCGAGGCCAACGGTTCGTCGGGCCGCATGGTGCGCGACTACACGGTGCTGCTCGATCCGCCGGCAACCCGCCAGGCGGCGCCGAGCGCGCCCATCTCGCCCGCCGCGCCGCAGGTCAGCACGCCGCCTGCAGAACGTCCGGGTGCCGCTGCGGTCCGCGCACGCCGCGAGCGCGCACCTGTCGCGCCGGCCATCGCTCCCACAGCGCCGGTGCCCGCCGCGCCGCAGGCGCCCAGCGCCGCTGCGCCGGCTCGTCCGGCTGGCGGTGGTGAACAACAGGTCACGGTCCAGCGCGGCGATACCGCCGGCAAGATCGCCGGGGCCCACAAGCCCGCCGACATCTCGCTCGACCAGATGCTGGTGGCGCTGCTGCTTGCCAATCCCGATGCGTTCATTGGTGGCAACATCAACCGCATGAAGGCCGGCGCCGTGCTCGATCTGCCGAGTGCCGCCGAAGCCGGCGTCATTCTGCCGTCGGAAGCGCGGCGCACCATTACCGCGCAGAGCCGCGACTTCGGCGCCTACCGCCAACGCCTTGCCGAGAATGCACCCACGTCGAACGTGGCCGCTGCCGACCGCAAGGCTTCGGGCAAGCTGCAGGCCAACGTCGAGGATCGCAATGCCGCGGCAAGCGCACCCGACAAGCTGACGATCTCGCAAGGCAGCGCCACGGCCCGCGCCGCCGACGAAAAGGTTGCGCAGACCCGCCAGGCGCAGGACAGCAGCAACCGCGTTGCCGAACTCTCGAAGAACATCAACGAACTGGCCAAGCTCAAGGCAGCCACCGGTTCGGCGGCGCCTGCCGCTGGCTCGGCGGCACCCGCACCGGCAGCCCCCGGCATTCCCGTTCCCAATCCGGGCGTCCCCGCCGCCACGGCACCCGCCAGTCCGGCGCCTGCAGCCACCGCGCCCGCCCCGGCTGCTGCTCCCGCCACGGCACCCGCCGCTCCCGCCACAACGCCCGCGGCCGCTTCGGCTTCAGCGGCACCGGCAGCGATTCCCGCGCCCGCCGCAGCGGTACCGGCAGCAGCTGCTCCCACCGCTCCAGCCGCCGAGCCGACGCCCGCTGCAACGTCCGAACTGGCGCCGGCCGCTCCCGCAGCGGCGGCAAGTGCCGCGGCCGCCGCGCCGGCTCCGACGCCCAAGCCGGTCGTCAAGGCGGCCCCTCCTGCGCCTCCGGTGGAACGCGGTTTCTTCGAAGAGCTGATGGACAACCCGCTGATGCTCGGCGGCGCAGCGCTGATCGCCTTGCTGGTCGGCTTCCTGCTCTACCGTGTTCTGGGCCGCCGGCGCGAAGAAATGAGCGAAAGCGTGTTTCTCGAAAGCCGCATCCCGAAAGACTCGTTCTTCGGCGCCAGCGGCGGCGAATCGGTCGACACCAAGCACCGCGGGGACTCCACCGTGTCGTCGCTGTCGTACTCGCCGAGCCAGCTCGACGCGGGAGATGTCGACCCCGTGGCCGAAGCGGACGTGTACCTCGCCTATGGCCGCGACCTGCAGGCCGAGGAAATCCTGCGCGAGGCCCTCCGCGTGAATCCGGACCGCACGGCCATCCACCTCAAGCTGCTCGAGATCCATGCCAAGCGCCGCGACGTCCGGGCCTATGAAGGCCTTGCGACCGAAGTGCACAAGCTGACCAACGGCATCGGCGCCGACTGGAACCGCGTGGTCGAAATGGGCAAGGACCTCGATCCAGGCAATCCGCTGTACGAATCGGGCGCGCCCCGAGGCGTGACCCCGGCCGAAAGCGCCGCCTTTGCAGGCGCCCTCGCCACGGCTGCGGCCAAGCCCGCGCCGGCCCCGGTGGCAGCGCCTGCACCCGCCCCCGTCGTGGCGGCCACGCCAGCCTTCATGCCCTCGGTCGCGCCGCTGGACTTCGATCTGGACCTGAGCCAGCCGCCGGCACCCGCGCCTGCCCCCGCCCCGGTGAGTGCGAGCCTGCCGAAGGCGGCGTATGCGCCCGCCGCCAGCAGCGCACCGCTGTCCAACGGCCATGCGCACGCGCCCACCGCACCGGTCGACCTGGAAAACGACTTCGACACCGCCCCTGGCGCGCTGTCTCCGATCACCCGCCCCGGCGCACTGGGTGAATCCGACGCCAACACCCGCCCGGCCGGGCTGCGCGGCAACCTGCCCGCAGACTCTGGATTCATCGAATTCGACATGAGTGCGCTGGCCGGCCTTCCCGCCCGCCCGGTGGCCAGTACCGCCGAAGCAGCAACGTTCTCCGGGGCCGCGCAGGACGACGATGGCGACGACGAGAGCCCCCATGCGGTCAAGCTGTCGCTGGCGCGCGAGCTGCAGGCCATCGGCGACGTCGAAGGCGCCCGCTCGCTGGTCGAGGAAGTCGAGGCCGAAAGCGCTGGCGAGCTCAAGTCGGAGGCGAGGCAATTGCTCGCCGAGCTGCGCTGA
- a CDS encoding LON peptidase substrate-binding domain-containing protein: MTTQPLLHSLPLFPLGTVLFPGGVLPLRIFEVRYLDMIGKCRKADAPFGVVSLTSGSEVRKAGAEAESFAAVGTLAVIREFDSPQSGLLQIECVGTQRFRVRAAELQKYGLWVAQAEALAEDTALEIPGDLQHTATALRRLVDTLEERRRAQGAEAPRLPVGEPYRFDDCSWVANRWCELVPMQLELRQRLMELDSPLMRLELVSDLLARAGITE; the protein is encoded by the coding sequence ATGACCACACAGCCCCTTTTGCATTCACTGCCATTGTTCCCGCTCGGCACGGTCCTGTTTCCGGGGGGCGTGCTTCCACTGCGTATTTTCGAGGTACGTTATCTCGACATGATCGGCAAATGCCGCAAGGCCGATGCGCCCTTCGGCGTGGTCAGCCTCACGAGCGGTAGCGAAGTTCGCAAGGCCGGCGCCGAGGCGGAAAGCTTCGCCGCCGTCGGTACGCTGGCGGTCATCCGCGAATTCGATTCGCCGCAAAGCGGCCTGCTGCAGATCGAATGCGTCGGCACGCAGCGCTTCCGGGTCCGCGCCGCCGAACTGCAGAAATACGGCTTGTGGGTTGCCCAGGCGGAAGCCTTGGCCGAAGACACCGCGCTCGAAATTCCAGGCGATCTCCAGCACACCGCCACGGCGCTGCGGCGCCTTGTCGACACCCTCGAAGAACGACGCCGCGCACAGGGCGCAGAGGCCCCGCGCCTGCCCGTCGGCGAGCCCTATCGGTTCGACGATTGCAGCTGGGTGGCCAACCGCTGGTGCGAACTGGTGCCCATGCAACTCGAACTGCGGCAGCGGCTCATGGAACTCGACAGTCCGCTGATGCGGCTCGAACTGGTCAGCGATCTGCTGGCACGTGCGGGCATCACTGAATAG